Proteins encoded within one genomic window of Humulus lupulus chromosome 1, drHumLupu1.1, whole genome shotgun sequence:
- the LOC133810757 gene encoding patatin-like protein 3 codes for MATATSSSSTVEPPKYGRLITILSLDGGGIRGIIPAVILDYLESQLQALDGPEARLADYFDVMSGTSTGGLITTMLSAPNTQNRPLYSAKQIVPFYLEHSPKIFPQSKGIFGSILGSVQDATGPKYDGKYLHNLVQKLLGTTRLHETLTNIVIPAFDIKKLQPTIFSSYQAPASSAMDARLADIAIATSAAPTYLPSHYFTNQDKDGKTEEFHLIDGGVAVNNPSFVAISEITKEIAKKNSSFESNTKPLDYTRFLVISLGTGSNKTEQKYNAKLSATWGPLSWIYYNGSTPIIDVFSEASVDMVNYHNCVFFNALGSDGNHLRIDDDTLKGNLSSVDIATKSNLNNLVEVGKKLLKKPLSRINLATGLYEPVKNSTTTNEDELKRFAKLLSDERRLRQSNAKDA; via the exons ATGGCCACAGCAACATCATCATCCTCAACCGTTGAACCTCCAAAGTATGGAAGACTCATCACAATTCTCAGTCTCGATGGAGGGGGAATTAGAGGAATCATCCCTGCTGTCATTCTTGATTACCTTGAATCTCAACTTCAA GCACTAGATGGCCCAGAGGCACGTCTTGCAGATTACTTCGATGTGATGTCGGGTACAAGCACAGGAGGTCTTATTACAACCATGCTATCAGCTCCCAATACCCAAAACCGCCCTTTGTATTCCGCTAAACAGATTGTCCCTTTTTACCTCGAGCACTCTCCAAAAATTTTCCCTCAGTCAAA GGGCATATTTGGTTCAATTCTTGGATCGGTGCAAGATGCAACGGGACCAAAATATGATGGAAAATATCTTCATAATCTGGTCCAGAAACTGTTGGGGACGACGAGGTTGCATGAAACTTTGACTAACATAGTCATTCCTGCTTTCGACATCAAGAAGCTCCAACCTACTATATTTTCCTCTTATCAG GCCCCGGCGAGTTCAGCCATGGATGCTCGCCTGGCAGACATTGCTATAGCGACGTCAGCAGCTCCAACATACCTTCCTTCTCACTATTTCACTAACCAAGACAAGGATGGAAAGACTGAAGAATTTCATCTCATTGATGGTGGTGTGGCTGTTAATAATCCG tcTTTCGTTGCTATCAGTGAAATAACTAAAGAAATCGCGAAAAAAAATTCGAGTTTCGAGTCGAATACTAAGCCATTGGATTACACTCGTTTTTTGGTGATCTCATTGGGAACGGGTTCGAACAAGACTGAACAGAAGTACAATGCTAAACTTTCTGCCACGTGGGGACCTTTATCATGGATATATTACAATGGATCAACTCCTATTATTGATGTTTTCTCTGAAGCAAGTGTTGATATGGTTAATTACCACAACTGTGTGTTTTTCAATGCCTTAGGTTCTGATGGTAACCATCTCCGAATTGAT GATGACACACTGAAAGGGAATCTTTCCTCGGTGGACATAGCAacaaaatcaaacttgaacaatCTAGTGGAAGTGGGCAAGAAACTACTCAAAAAACCACTTTCACGCATTAACTTGGCCACCGGTCTTTACGAACCAGTCAAAAACTCCACCACTACCAACGAGGATGAACTCAAAAG GTTTGCAAAGCTACTGTCAGACGAAAGGAGGCTCCGACAATCCAATGCAAAAGAtgcttaa
- the LOC133810773 gene encoding uncharacterized protein LOC133810773 isoform X1, which produces MPNHSSAIHVLAQSELGLSPFGSHSSVPVKILPYGNFPTGNVVAASQFPQPIVGHMGSRMQPLRYSSQYPIQAGPGIVHPNSQSVMVGRLGQLVYVHSVSQEMVQGVTTLSSPFAHPLSSPHQTQFPKHQGATAAAQAMQLRVAPPLIASGEQLYAVPLPIPNRLKLYLDI; this is translated from the exons ATGCCAAACCACTCTTCTGCGATACATGTTCTTGCTCAGTCAGAGCTTGGATTAAGCCCTTTTGGATCTCATTCATCTGTTCCTGTTAAGATTCTCCCTTATGGTAATTTTCCAACTGGAAATGTTGTTGCGGCTTCTCAATTTCCGCAACCT ATTGTTGGACATATGGGAAGCAGGATGCAACCACTTAGATATTCTAGCCAATATCCTATTCAGGCTGGACCAGGCATTGTGCATCCAAATTCTCAATCA GTCATGGTTGGACGACTCGGGCAGCTAGTTTATGTGCATTCAGTTTCTCAA GAGATGGTTCAGGGCGTGACAACTCTCTCTTCACCATTTGCTCATCCATTGTCGTCTCCCCATCAGACTCAGTTTCCAAAGCACCAAG GAGCTACAGCAGCAGCCCAAGCAATGCAGCTAAGAGTTGCTCCACCTTTGATAGCCAGTGGAGAGCAACTCTATGCAGTGCCACTCCCAATTCCTAATAG GCTAAAACTCTACTTGGATATTTAA
- the LOC133810773 gene encoding uncharacterized protein LOC133810773 isoform X2: protein MPNHSSAIHVLAQSELGLSPFGSHSSVPVKILPYGNFPTGNVVAASQFPQPIVGHMGSRMQPLRYSSQYPIQAGPGIVHPNSQSVMVGRLGQLVYVHSVSQEMVQGVTTLSSPFAHPLSSPHQTQFPKHQGATAAAQAMQLRVAPPLIASGEQLYAVPLPIPNSEA, encoded by the exons ATGCCAAACCACTCTTCTGCGATACATGTTCTTGCTCAGTCAGAGCTTGGATTAAGCCCTTTTGGATCTCATTCATCTGTTCCTGTTAAGATTCTCCCTTATGGTAATTTTCCAACTGGAAATGTTGTTGCGGCTTCTCAATTTCCGCAACCT ATTGTTGGACATATGGGAAGCAGGATGCAACCACTTAGATATTCTAGCCAATATCCTATTCAGGCTGGACCAGGCATTGTGCATCCAAATTCTCAATCA GTCATGGTTGGACGACTCGGGCAGCTAGTTTATGTGCATTCAGTTTCTCAA GAGATGGTTCAGGGCGTGACAACTCTCTCTTCACCATTTGCTCATCCATTGTCGTCTCCCCATCAGACTCAGTTTCCAAAGCACCAAG GAGCTACAGCAGCAGCCCAAGCAATGCAGCTAAGAGTTGCTCCACCTTTGATAGCCAGTGGAGAGCAACTCTATGCAGTGCCACTCCCAATTCCTAATAG TGAGGCATGA